The window ATATTCAGTTTCACGGCAGATACTGAAGAGGGAGATAAAGTATTGGTGGATGCCACAGCATTTTTCTTGCGTGATGCACATGGTGTAGCCGATAAAATCAGGATGATGCGTCAAGGCACTTATGCTTTCAATGAAGCTAGATCGGCTATGTATTTACCCAATACCCGCAACTTTCCATTGAACAGTGAGTTTGAAGCAACCATCACTTTCACAGGTGGTAGTGATGCAGGCAGGTTTGTAACCAGTGTAACGCCTTCGGCTGATGCTATTACATTACGCATGCACCACTCTTTTGTGCAATTACCCGATGAAGCATACAGCCCACGCGCTTATGATATCCGCAGTGGGTATTTCGGCATCAGCTATTTTGATTATAGTTCTGATTTCACCATGCCGATTGAACAGTTGCTTATTGCCAGACACCGATTAAAGAAAAAAGATCCTACAGCTGCCAAAAGCGAACCCGTAAAACCCATCATTTATTATTTGGATAACGGTACACCCGAGCCAATTCGTTCTGCATTACTGGATGGTGCCCGTTGGTGGAACCAGGCTTTTGAAGCAGCAGGATACATCAATGCATTCAGGGTAGAAGTATTACCAGACTCTGCTGATCCGATGGATATCCGCTATAACATGATTAACTGGGTACACCGTTCTACCCGTGGTTGGAGCTATGGCGCTTCCGTTACTGACCCCAGAACAGGAGAAATTATTAAAGGACAGGTAACTCTGGGTTCTTTAAGGGTGAGACAAGACTACCTGATCTTTACCGGACTATTATCACCCTATGAAACTGGTAAGCCTGTGCCCGAGACCATGCGTCAGGCAGCTTTGCAACGTTTGCGTCAGCTCTCTGCACATGAAGTAGGCCATACACTTGGCTTAATGCACAATTATGCATCCAGCTATAATAACCGGGCATCCGTTATGGATTACCCGCATCCGAATGTAACATTGAATGCAAAAGGCGAAATCGATTTCAGTGAAGTCTATACCAATGAAATAGGTGAATGGGATAAACGCGCCATTATCTATGGCTATCAAGATTTCCCTCCTGGTACCAATGAGTCAGCCGCTTTGCGCAACCTGCTGGAAGAAAACACCAAAATGGGGCTACGCTATATTGCAGATGCAGATGCGAGAGCAGCAAGTGGTTTTCATCCCTATGCGCATCTATGGGATAATGGCAAAGACCCTGTTGTGGAATTGAACAATGTTTTGCAGGTGAGAAAAAAGGCTTTGGCACAATTCTCAGAAAAAGCCATCAGACCCAATACCCCTGAAAGCAGACTGGAAGAAGTTTTGGTACCTGTGTATAATTATCATCGCTATCAGGTAGAAGCTGTTACCAAATTGATTGGTGGTATGTACTATGATTACAGTGTGCGCGGAGGTAATCAGGAAAAACCCAAACCACTCGAAACAGCTTTACAACAAAGAGCCCTAGATGCAGCATTGTATTGTCTTTCACCAGATGTGCTCACCATACCGCCTCAAATTGCAGCGATGATTCCACCAAGACCGCCTATGTATTACAATGTGGGGGAACTCTTTCCAAAAAGAACCGGTATGAGCTTCGATGGACTTGCTGCCGCGGAAGCATTAACAGATTATACCTTAAGATTCTTGTTTAATACTGAAAGAGCTAACCGACTGGTACAATTGAAAGCCCAATACAATACGCCGGGCTGGGATGATGTATTGGATGCAATTATTGCACAAACCTGGCAAAGACCTTGGCAAAAAGGAATTCAGGGAGAAGTGCAGATGCAGACAGCGCAGATGGTTCTGACATGGACACTGGGTTTAAGTCAGGCAGAAAACAGCAATTATGCTGTTAAAGCAATCTGCTTTGATCGTCTGGAAAAATTGAAAGCACTCTGTAACAAGCAGTTAAACAGCGATCCAAGCAGGAAACACTTGTATCGCTATGCAATTGAAAGAATCGAAAAACCAAAGGAGATACAATTACCACAACATAGAGAATTGCCCCCTGGTGCACCTATTGGCTGCGAGTTTTAAGCCCTGGTACACTACATGGCATAGTTATCTGACTACATTGAAAACCCTGAAATAAGTCATATTTTCAGTAGGACAATTTGTGCAACTTAGACTTTCATTATGAAGGCTCCCTACTTCAAATGGATAACGTTTGCCATATTCTGTGTGGTAGTGATGTCGTTTCTGTTTATTTACGTTACAGCCAGCAACAAACTCAAGAAGAACTACGAGAAAAGTCTCACGCATCAGAATCTCTTATTGATCATGCGCGACTTATCAGATATCAAAGAATCTGTGCATGCTAATGACATCGTTATCCGTAAAGCTCTACTACCTGATACTAAAAGCGATAGCTTAATTCTGGAGGTAGCGAGCTTACAAAATAAGAACAGGGTTAGCGTCATAAAAATTGATTCCCTCCTACTAACAATACCAATAGCACTTGAATTATCTGGTATTGACAGCTTAGCAAACGATCTGCACAAACAAGCCATTCGCATAATACAAATTCGAAAGGCTAAGCAACCCGAAACAAACGCTTTAGAAAATTGGCTAAACACGGAATTAGCACTTAACAATCATGTAATGTCGATTGAGAACACGATACGCAACTTACTCTACGAAAATCATGACTCAGAGAGTAGCTTGTACAACAATACCGTTCGTGAAGTCAGGAATATTGGTATTTTCTCATTAGCCATTCTATTAATTCTGCTCGTTTATCTCTTCTTTAATATCAGAAGCTTACAAGACAATATTGGAAGAAATAAATACCTCGCTACTGTTACCAGTAATAGCAATGAAGCCATTTTTGGAGCGGATCCATCATTTAAAATCAACTTATGGAATAAAACCGCCGAAGAATGGTATGGCCCATCAGAACTGGAAATGCTGGGCACAAATATCTTTGAACTGATCAGCAGATTTACAGTAGATGCGGGAGGACTAAAAGAGTATTTATTAGAGGAGAATAAAACAAAAAATAAAATCAGCTTTCAAACAACTGATTATAAAAAAGATGGTACCATTTTCTATACCCTGAACACAATTACTAAGCTATTTAACGCTGATGGGCAATTAGAGAATTATGTATGTACTTCGAAAGACATAACAGATATTGTTAAGCTGCAACACCAGTTAGAGCAGGCCAATGAGCAACTGATGACAGAACTATTGCTCAGAAAGAAAGAACTGCTGGAATACAATGAGCGCATCACAGATGGTATTATCTCCCTCGATAATAATTTTGAAATCACCTATGCGAATCAATATGCAAAGAATTTATTGGGCGGGGATGATGTAATCGGCAAGAAGCCTTGGTATAGATCGAATGACGAAGGACTTATAGAAAGATTAGAGTCCTTAGTAAAACGAGTTTTTGATCAAAAACGGAATATCACTTTCGATTACTACCTGAATGGTTTTGATAAATGGATGCAATTCAATGCTTATCCTTCCGAAAACGGTATATCGTTTTTCTTCAAAGACACAACCAAACAAAAAGAAGCAGAACTCGCGCTAAAGCAAAGCGAAGAAAAATACAGATCACTGATTGAAAATAGTCCGGACATCATTGCCGTAACAGATGAAAATGGCTATATCTGGGATTGTAATGGTGCTGTTGAAAAATCAACCGGCTATACGCCTCAGCAAGCCATCGGAAAACATCTGTACGATTTCATGTTGCCAGAGGACGTACAATATTATCCACTGCAATATCATGAAGTACCTGAGACTGGCTTTTTATTTTCACAAAGAAGGGGCGTAAGAAAAGACGGTACAGTAGTTCACTTTGAAATCAGGGTATCGAGAATGGCTGATAAAAAATTATTAGCCATCTTGACAGATATCTCCTACAGGGAAATGCTGCAGAAGAACTTAACTGAAAATAATGCACGACTGGATTTCTTATACATGAATACACCTTCCTATATCGTTTCGCTGGATAAAGAAGGCAACATATTGGATCTGAATAAGAATATTGATGTATTCCAAAGAGAGCATGTAATCGGCAAAAACCTCTTAGGCATTCTGCCCGAAAATATGCAGCAGGAAACAAAAGAAACGCTTCAAGAAGTAATTGAAACCAGGGCAACTGTTTATAGACAATTTAGTTATATCAGCAGTACCGGTCAGAAATTCTGGTTCAGCAGTATTCTGAAACCAATTATTAAGGATGATACTGTTACCGGTATCATTACCAATACATCTGATATCACTACCATCAAGGAACAAGAAAAAGAATTGTCTAAAACCAAACAAAGACTGGAGAAAATTCTCGAAAGTGTTCCTGCGTTTATTGCTGAGCTGGATGAATTTGGCAATATCATTACCATTAACAAGAGCAGAACAGGCAAAACACCTGAAAGCCTGATAGGCCACCCACTGGCAGAATGTGTAGAATTTGCAGACGATGGCAAAATCAATATAGCAGTTAAACAATGTTTGGAAAAGCAGGAAACAATAGAGCTTGAACTGACAGTTAATTTATCTGACAGCGAATTACCAATCATCTATCTCTGTAATTTTCTACCGCTGGTAAACAATGGGAAAAACAACCATCAGACTGTTTTGCTTACCGCATTTGATATATCGGAAAGTCGCCGTAAAGAAGCTGAAGTAAGAAGGTTGGATGACATCATCAAAGCCAGTCCGGCATGGGCGGCTATTGCAGATGTATCCGGGAAACTTGTTTTCATGAACAACGCCATGCGCAATGCATTAGAAATCCCTCTTGACGAAGACATCAGCAATATGACTATTGGAGATGCGCATGATTCGGTAGAGTACGAGAAAATAAAAAAATATATCGCCTCTATAACAAATAACACTACTATTCAATTTGAAACTGTACATACAAGTAGGTCTGGAAAACAAATTCCTACTATGGCGGTAGTCATGAAACACTATGATAATACCAGTGGTGAGATTCACTACTCCATGAAAGCACTTGACCTAACTGAAATCAATAAAAAAACTGAAGAAGTTAAAAGATTGGCAGATATCATCGACAACACTGAAGCCATTGTTGGCATTGGTGATCTTGAAGGTGGTATCATCTTTTTAAACAGATCAGGAAGAAGGATTCTTGGATTTGGCGAAAATGAAGACCTCACAAAAATGAATATCAGAGATCTTCACTCAGATGTGATGAAGGAAAGATTAGAAGCTATTGCCTTACAAGAAGCCATGAAGCATGGTAGCTGGACAGGCGAAAGTGTTATCGTTGACAAATCAGGCGTTGAAATACCCATCAAACAGGTAATAGTTTTACACAAGGATAAGCATGGCAAACCCACCTATCTGTCAACAACAGCTATTGATATCCGGGAAGAAAAAGAAGCAGCCGCAAAACTGGCTACAGCAAATGAGGATCTGCGCAATCTGGCAACACACTTACAGGAAATCAGGGAAGAAGAAAGAGTGGAAATAGCCAAGGAAATACATGATGAACTGGGCCAGAAACTGGCAGTGCTCAAAATGGAATCAGCATTCACCGAGAAGAAATTGGTTAAAGAACACCAGATTCAAAAACACGCTTTTCAAAGTATCAATACATTAATTGACGACACAATTCAAATATCCAGAGAATTATACAATAACCTTCGCCCAACTATGTTGAATGAGCTTGGCCTGGTTGCAACAATTACCTGGATGAAAAACACTTTGCTTAAACGCAGCGGTATCAACATAGAACTTGATCTGGCCATACCAGACGATCGTCAGTTTTCTGAAAACATTACGATTGGCTTATTCCGTATCATTCAGGAATCAACCAATAATATCTCCAAACACGCACAAGCCAAGAATATTTATATAGCCTTGCATGAAACAGATAATACCATCCGACTTTCTATACAAGATGATGGTATCGGTTTTGTTCCTGACACCATTGATACCAAAATGCACCATGGTGTTTTAGGTATGCGCGAAAGATCGCTTGCTATGGGTGGAAGCTTTTTACTGGATACCGCACCGGGCAAGGGCACACATATTGAAGTAGTTGTACCTTTATCTTAAATCGTTTACCATGTTCAAGAAGCTTTTGCTGGGATTAATTTCCGGACTACTCGTGTATAGTTGCACACCCGTTATTAAAGTGGTGGCTGAAACCAGCCCCGGCGCTAACCTTAGTCAATACAAAAGTTTTGCTTTCTACCAACTCTCTGCTCAAGGTGATACCATCAGCAAGGGTTTTACAGAAAGGGTAGAATTGTTTAAACAAGCGATCACAAAAGAACTCAATAACAGGGGTCTGACAGTAAAACAATCGCAGGCCGATTTATTGGTGAACATTGGTATTGCCATTGAAGAAAAAATACAAACCAGACAAACCAATTTCATGCAAGATGGCGCACCCTATTATGTTGGTCAGCGCAACTACAAATGGAAAAGCCAGAATATTGAAGTAGGCAGGTATCGGGATGGTACAGTAACCATACACCTGGTTGATGCCAAAGCCAATGAAATGGTTTGGCAGTCTACTGCCGAAGGTGTGCTGCCAGGTAATAATGCAAAATTGCCGGAAGCCATTCAAAAAGCCGCTACTGCCCTATTCAGTAAATATCCCGTTGCACCTAAATCATAAAAAAATCCCCCTGCGATACCGTAGGGGGATTTTTCTTTCAGTGTATTCTTTACACCAGCATACGCAGTGGCTCTTCCAGCAAAGACTTTAAAGTCTGCAGGAAAGCAGCGCCTGTTGCACCATCCACTACACGATGGTCGCAGCTCAGTGTTACTTTCATAATATTACCCGGTACAACAGCACCGTTCTTCACTACAGGTACTTGTGCAATACCACCTACCGCCAGAATACATGCATCTGGTGGATTGATGATCGCAGTAAACTGATCAATACCAAACATACCCAGATTAGAAATGGTGAATGTGCTTCCTTCCCAATCTGCCGGTTGTAATTTCTTATCCTTTGTACGCTGTGCATAGTCTTTCACCTGTGTGGCAATCTGACTCAGGCTCAATGAATCTGCAAAACGAACCACAGGCACCAAAAGCCCTTCATCAACAGCAACTGCTACACCGATATTCACGTGATGGTTAATGCGAATGGTATCGCCCAACCAACTGCTGTTAACTTTAGGATGTTGCTTCAACGCAACTGCTGTTGCTTTCAGCACCATATCATTAAAGCTGATCTTGGTCTTACTGGTTTCATTGATACGTGTTCTTGCAGCAACGCAAGCATCCATATCAATGGTCATGGTGAGGTAGAAATGTGGCGCCGTAAACAGACTCTCACTCAGTCGACGCGCAATCGTCTTACGCATCTGACTTACAGGAACATCTTCAAATGATACCTGACCAACTGCAGTTACTACTGGTGCTGCACTTACTGCAGGAGCCGTAGCAGTTGCAGGCGCAGCAGCTGGAGTATACTGTTCAATATCGGAACGCACAATACGACCATGATCGCCTGTGCCTTTTACATAACGTAAGTCAATACCTTTTTCAGCAGCTAATTTTTTTGCTAATGGAGAAGCAAAGATTCTACCATCATTCACCACTACTGGGGCAGCAGCAGGTGCAGGTGCTGGTGCTGCTGCAGGCGCACTTGCAGGAGCCGCACTTGGTGCAGGCGTTGCAGCAGGTGCAGCGCTACCACCAGATTTAGCGGCAGCTACAATAGCCGTAATATCCATACCTGCTTTACCAATGATGCACAACAAATCATTCACCTGAATTTTTTCACCAGGCCTAGCACCCTGATATAACAAGACACCATCCTTATAGCTTTCCAGCTCCATGGTGGCTTTATCAGTTTCAATTTCAGCCAACACTTCACCCTTCTTCACTGCATCACCCACTTGCTTTTGCCATGAAGCAATGACACCTTCTGTCATAGTATCGCTCAGGCGTGGCATCAACACCACTTCTTCCAAAGCGGAGATATCCAAACCATTGCTTGCAGCTGGTGCTGCAACACGTTCAGCTGCAGGTGCAGCAGGCATGGTTACAGTAACTGCAGGAGCAGCTGCTGCCGCACCACCACTATGCTGTGCAACCAATGCGGATACATCTTCTCCGGCCTTTCCCAAAATAGCGAGCAGGTCATTCACCTGCAGTTTGCCATTCTTTTGGGTACCAATATGCAAGAGCACACCTTCCTGGTAGCTTTCCAGCTCCATGGTGGCTTTATCTGTTTCGATTTCTGCTAACAAATCTCCTTTCTTCACAGTATCGCCCACTTGTTTGTGCCAGGCAGCAATGACCCCTTCGGTCATCGTGTCGCTCAAACGGGGCATGAGAATCACTTCAGCCATAACGATTGCTTCTTTGCTTTAAAATTGAGCCGTGAAATTAAGGTAAAATGGCATAGCGGGCAATGCAGGTGCTGATTTTGTGGATGATACGGCTAAAACCTTGAACATCAAACAAAAAGGGATGTCTGAGACACCCCTTTTCCAGCATTATTTTCAGTCTTACTGACCCTGTGCCAAACTATAGGCTTTTTTACCACCCCACATATTCAGTACTTCTGTAGAACAGATCTTGAAATCGGCCATGGTACGCTTATAGAGTTCCAGAATATCTACTTGGGTCAGCGGGGCATCACCCACACTCTCAAAACGGCAACGGTATTGGTTCACCAGATTGGTGAAAACAGAACCCTTGGGCCATACCTGGGTACCACGGTTACTGATGGTCACCAGCTTGAACAGATCACCACAATGTGCCAGCAGTTTTTCTGCTACGGCAGTAGGCTGCTCAAAGCTTTCGATGAATAAATCCACACCCACAATTACTTCATCCTCGGTTTCCTTGGTCATGATCAATGGGTTCTCTTCCAGTTTGAACACGGTTGGTGTAACCGGTGCATCTGGCAATTCAGGTCTTGGATTGTGCGCAGGCTTTTTGCCAAAATTATCGATGATGGCCTGTGCAAATTCTGTTGTATTCAAAGCGGGTTTCGACTTATCACCGAAATCACCTGTTCTGTAACCCTGCTCCAATGTGTACAACAAAGCATTCTCAATCATCGCAGCGCTCTGGCGTAAACCCAGGTGACGCAGCATACCGAAACCACTCAGCAACAAAGCTGTTGGGTTGGCAATATTTTTTCCGGCGATATCCGGTGCGGTACCGTGTACTGCTTCAAAGATGGAGATATGATCACCAATATTGGCTGAAGGCGCAAAACCCAATCCACCAACCAATCCGGCACACAAATCACTCACGATATCACCCTGCAAATTCGTCAACACCACCACATCAAATTCATTGGGGCGGCTCACCAATTTCATACAGAGATCATCCACAATCACATCATCTGCTTTCAGCTCGGGATAATCCTTGGCCACTTCATAAAACACTTCTAGGAAAAGGCCATCGGTAATCTTCATGATATTGGCCTTGTGCCCGCAGGTAATGCGCTTGGCACCTTTTTTCTTGGCCATTTCAAATGCATACTTAATCACCTGCATGCTGCCGGGACGGGTAATGAAACGACGGCTCAGTGCCACATCATGCGTGAGCATGTGCTCAATACCACCATAAGTATCTTCAATGTTCTCACGAACAATGGTTACATCAATAGGAATACCTGCTTTGCTAAATACTGTGTCAACACCATGCAGGGTCTGGAAGCTGCGCTTATTGGCATAAGTATTCCAGGTTTTACGAGCGGTTACATTCACGCTCTTCACACCCTTACCCTTAGGTGTTTCCATGGGCCCCTTGAACAAGATGCCAAGGCTCTCGATGGTCTGCTGCGCTTCAGGCGTCATACCATTGCTGTAGCCTTTGTCGAACACCCATTTACCCATTTCAACAAATTCATATTCGAGGGGCACTTTGGCCGCATCAAATATGTGCAACACAGCGTCCATGATTTCGGGACCGATTCCATCTCCTTTAGCAACAGCAATCTTCGTCATACAGCTTTATTTGAAGTGGTGCAAAATTAAGCCCGGACAGCACACGGCACCGTTAATTTGCCGGAAAATATCCAAACAGGCGGTTGTAATTTCGGCCAAAGCCCCCTGCTTTTACAACTTTCCTCGCCAAAGCTTGTTATAGACTTGTAGACGGCAACCCTTAATTTTAGCCTGCAATCAATTTCATGGTATCCAAAATCTCCTCAGGTGTGGAAATAACGGTAGAGACTTTCTACCAGAGCGATTATAGCAATCCGCTCAACCATGAATTCATGTTTGCCTACCGCATTACCATCGAAAACCACAACGGATTTGCTGTAAAACTGCTGCGCAGACATTGGTTTATTTTCGATTCCAATGGCGATAAACGCGAAGTAGAAGGCGAAGGCGTGGTTGGTGTGCAGCCAGTGCTGGAACCAAATGAACGCTATCAATATGTAAGCGGCTGCAATCTTCGCTCAGAAATGGGTAAGATGTTTGGTAATTACCTGATGGAAAATCTGAACAACAAAACCACTTTTCAGGTAAAGATCCCCGCGTTTCAAATGATTGTTCCCTTCAAGGGCAATTAAGGCTTGTACTTACTCTCCCGGAAAATTTTAGTGGCATCTGTCTGCATCATGTCTTGCAAACTTGTTTCAGGATGTTTTTTCATCCACGTTTCTACGATACGCTTACCACAAAACAAACCAATGAAGCCCGGAGAATCCGGACCTAAAGCCGGTGTATTGGGCCCATCATTCATGTATGGGTTTACCAGATTGGGATCTGTTGCATACAACAAATCACTATTCATAAAGAAGGACCAGATATTGGCCTCATTTTTCAAACAACCCTTCCACTGTTTTTCAGTATAGCCCAACTTCAACGTATCTGCTGTTTCCGGCAAAAGATAATCCAGCAATACAGCACGTTTACCCGCTTCCACCATTTGTTCTACCAGTGGCCTGCCAATACTGTTATTGGGATACAAATCATCCACCATATTGCGTACACAATTCACCGCCAGATAAGCTTTATCAAATTTTCTGGAAATGAAATAAGGATACAAGACCTGCCCTTCTTCTGTGAGGTAAGCAGGATAATCCTTGCCCATGTACAATTGTAAACCCGCTGCTAACCCATCCGCCGTAATAATATTACCGAAGCTATTGATCGGCCCCATGAAAACATACAATCGCGATGGCATACTATACTTCGGAAAATAATGCTTGAGGTATTTCATGGCTTGCGACAAGTCGGTTAACTGTGGTTCCAAACTTGTCCATTGTTTGCGGCTATCGCGATACAGCGAAGCATAGGTGCGGATAAAACTGGTCAGGATTTTCTTGGTGCTATCAGGATGTGGCGGCGCACCAACAATATTGTAGAGATAATCTTTGGTGAAACCGGGATGCTGGCGATTCAACTGCTCCAGTCCCTGATCAAGTTGATTGGTATCCAGACTGAAGACCGCATCATCAAAACGCACAACCTGTATAGCTGCCTTGATCTTGGAAACATCGGGCCGCTTGGGTTTTGATTCACCACAAGCCATCAGCAATAAGAACAATCCAGGAATCCAACTGTATTTCATACTGCGAAAAAAGTGCATTGCCCGCAAGCATTTTGTTAAAGCAGGCAAATTCGCAATTAATCATGAAATTTGCCGCATGAAGATTTTCCTTGCCCAGCAGAACTACCACATCGGCAATTTTGCCTATAACACAGATAAGATCATTGCAGCCATTGAATCTGCCAAAGCAGCCGGCGGCGATTTGATTGTATTCAGTGAGATGAGTGTGTGCGGTTATCCGGCAAGAGACTTTGTAGAATTCAAAGATTTTATTGATCAATGCTATGCAGCTATCGACAAGATTCGTTTGCATGCAGATACCATTGGTGTGGTGATTGGTTCACCTGCGAGAAACCCGCGCAAAGAAGGCAAGGATTTATTCAACGCAGCTTTCTTTCTGTATG is drawn from Chitinophagales bacterium and contains these coding sequences:
- a CDS encoding zinc-dependent metalloprotease, coding for MKKFMLLLSFICSILLTQAQSPIQNKTKDWKRYDGYFTFWWDATNGKIWMQVDQWNKEFLYVNSLPAGLGSNDIGLDRGQLDETRIVYFTKVGKKVLLIQPNYAYRASSKDPREQKAVRESFAQSAIFSFTADTEEGDKVLVDATAFFLRDAHGVADKIRMMRQGTYAFNEARSAMYLPNTRNFPLNSEFEATITFTGGSDAGRFVTSVTPSADAITLRMHHSFVQLPDEAYSPRAYDIRSGYFGISYFDYSSDFTMPIEQLLIARHRLKKKDPTAAKSEPVKPIIYYLDNGTPEPIRSALLDGARWWNQAFEAAGYINAFRVEVLPDSADPMDIRYNMINWVHRSTRGWSYGASVTDPRTGEIIKGQVTLGSLRVRQDYLIFTGLLSPYETGKPVPETMRQAALQRLRQLSAHEVGHTLGLMHNYASSYNNRASVMDYPHPNVTLNAKGEIDFSEVYTNEIGEWDKRAIIYGYQDFPPGTNESAALRNLLEENTKMGLRYIADADARAASGFHPYAHLWDNGKDPVVELNNVLQVRKKALAQFSEKAIRPNTPESRLEEVLVPVYNYHRYQVEAVTKLIGGMYYDYSVRGGNQEKPKPLETALQQRALDAALYCLSPDVLTIPPQIAAMIPPRPPMYYNVGELFPKRTGMSFDGLAAAEALTDYTLRFLFNTERANRLVQLKAQYNTPGWDDVLDAIIAQTWQRPWQKGIQGEVQMQTAQMVLTWTLGLSQAENSNYAVKAICFDRLEKLKALCNKQLNSDPSRKHLYRYAIERIEKPKEIQLPQHRELPPGAPIGCEF
- a CDS encoding PAS domain S-box protein, yielding MKAPYFKWITFAIFCVVVMSFLFIYVTASNKLKKNYEKSLTHQNLLLIMRDLSDIKESVHANDIVIRKALLPDTKSDSLILEVASLQNKNRVSVIKIDSLLLTIPIALELSGIDSLANDLHKQAIRIIQIRKAKQPETNALENWLNTELALNNHVMSIENTIRNLLYENHDSESSLYNNTVREVRNIGIFSLAILLILLVYLFFNIRSLQDNIGRNKYLATVTSNSNEAIFGADPSFKINLWNKTAEEWYGPSELEMLGTNIFELISRFTVDAGGLKEYLLEENKTKNKISFQTTDYKKDGTIFYTLNTITKLFNADGQLENYVCTSKDITDIVKLQHQLEQANEQLMTELLLRKKELLEYNERITDGIISLDNNFEITYANQYAKNLLGGDDVIGKKPWYRSNDEGLIERLESLVKRVFDQKRNITFDYYLNGFDKWMQFNAYPSENGISFFFKDTTKQKEAELALKQSEEKYRSLIENSPDIIAVTDENGYIWDCNGAVEKSTGYTPQQAIGKHLYDFMLPEDVQYYPLQYHEVPETGFLFSQRRGVRKDGTVVHFEIRVSRMADKKLLAILTDISYREMLQKNLTENNARLDFLYMNTPSYIVSLDKEGNILDLNKNIDVFQREHVIGKNLLGILPENMQQETKETLQEVIETRATVYRQFSYISSTGQKFWFSSILKPIIKDDTVTGIITNTSDITTIKEQEKELSKTKQRLEKILESVPAFIAELDEFGNIITINKSRTGKTPESLIGHPLAECVEFADDGKINIAVKQCLEKQETIELELTVNLSDSELPIIYLCNFLPLVNNGKNNHQTVLLTAFDISESRRKEAEVRRLDDIIKASPAWAAIADVSGKLVFMNNAMRNALEIPLDEDISNMTIGDAHDSVEYEKIKKYIASITNNTTIQFETVHTSRSGKQIPTMAVVMKHYDNTSGEIHYSMKALDLTEINKKTEEVKRLADIIDNTEAIVGIGDLEGGIIFLNRSGRRILGFGENEDLTKMNIRDLHSDVMKERLEAIALQEAMKHGSWTGESVIVDKSGVEIPIKQVIVLHKDKHGKPTYLSTTAIDIREEKEAAAKLATANEDLRNLATHLQEIREEERVEIAKEIHDELGQKLAVLKMESAFTEKKLVKEHQIQKHAFQSINTLIDDTIQISRELYNNLRPTMLNELGLVATITWMKNTLLKRSGINIELDLAIPDDRQFSENITIGLFRIIQESTNNISKHAQAKNIYIALHETDNTIRLSIQDDGIGFVPDTIDTKMHHGVLGMRERSLAMGGSFLLDTAPGKGTHIEVVVPLS
- a CDS encoding DUF4136 domain-containing protein, with product MFKKLLLGLISGLLVYSCTPVIKVVAETSPGANLSQYKSFAFYQLSAQGDTISKGFTERVELFKQAITKELNNRGLTVKQSQADLLVNIGIAIEEKIQTRQTNFMQDGAPYYVGQRNYKWKSQNIEVGRYRDGTVTIHLVDAKANEMVWQSTAEGVLPGNNAKLPEAIQKAATALFSKYPVAPKS
- a CDS encoding pyruvate dehydrogenase complex dihydrolipoamide acetyltransferase, with amino-acid sequence MAEVILMPRLSDTMTEGVIAAWHKQVGDTVKKGDLLAEIETDKATMELESYQEGVLLHIGTQKNGKLQVNDLLAILGKAGEDVSALVAQHSGGAAAAAPAVTVTMPAAPAAERVAAPAASNGLDISALEEVVLMPRLSDTMTEGVIASWQKQVGDAVKKGEVLAEIETDKATMELESYKDGVLLYQGARPGEKIQVNDLLCIIGKAGMDITAIVAAAKSGGSAAPAATPAPSAAPASAPAAAPAPAPAAAPVVVNDGRIFASPLAKKLAAEKGIDLRYVKGTGDHGRIVRSDIEQYTPAAAPATATAPAVSAAPVVTAVGQVSFEDVPVSQMRKTIARRLSESLFTAPHFYLTMTIDMDACVAARTRINETSKTKISFNDMVLKATAVALKQHPKVNSSWLGDTIRINHHVNIGVAVAVDEGLLVPVVRFADSLSLSQIATQVKDYAQRTKDKKLQPADWEGSTFTISNLGMFGIDQFTAIINPPDACILAVGGIAQVPVVKNGAVVPGNIMKVTLSCDHRVVDGATGAAFLQTLKSLLEEPLRMLV
- a CDS encoding NADP-dependent isocitrate dehydrogenase, which translates into the protein MTKIAVAKGDGIGPEIMDAVLHIFDAAKVPLEYEFVEMGKWVFDKGYSNGMTPEAQQTIESLGILFKGPMETPKGKGVKSVNVTARKTWNTYANKRSFQTLHGVDTVFSKAGIPIDVTIVRENIEDTYGGIEHMLTHDVALSRRFITRPGSMQVIKYAFEMAKKKGAKRITCGHKANIMKITDGLFLEVFYEVAKDYPELKADDVIVDDLCMKLVSRPNEFDVVVLTNLQGDIVSDLCAGLVGGLGFAPSANIGDHISIFEAVHGTAPDIAGKNIANPTALLLSGFGMLRHLGLRQSAAMIENALLYTLEQGYRTGDFGDKSKPALNTTEFAQAIIDNFGKKPAHNPRPELPDAPVTPTVFKLEENPLIMTKETEDEVIVGVDLFIESFEQPTAVAEKLLAHCGDLFKLVTISNRGTQVWPKGSVFTNLVNQYRCRFESVGDAPLTQVDILELYKRTMADFKICSTEVLNMWGGKKAYSLAQGQ
- the apaG gene encoding Co2+/Mg2+ efflux protein ApaG — translated: MVSKISSGVEITVETFYQSDYSNPLNHEFMFAYRITIENHNGFAVKLLRRHWFIFDSNGDKREVEGEGVVGVQPVLEPNERYQYVSGCNLRSEMGKMFGNYLMENLNNKTTFQVKIPAFQMIVPFKGN